A genomic stretch from Calidithermus timidus DSM 17022 includes:
- a CDS encoding AI-2E family transporter, with the protein MASIAWGVLEGLRFLWNNPYVRGVAGLLLLLALLRLLYLTADLFGLLLLALLLAALVRPWVDRLERLRLPRPAALALVLLLLGLGLSLLGVGLVRVGEELTHFARTLPGAAGGLSTWWNQLPERLHASGLPPWLMGALEQAYGSVGRLLQNLSAELIPRLGGFAQSGLIPALALLFGGAVKLAAFVVSFIYLLADGPRMGQDLLHRLPPNLRAWSERMVGYLERAVMGYFRGQLLVAASLGGLVGLSLGLLGVPLALPLGLLVGVLELIPYLGLALGGVLVFFAALPLGWPVVLKALLVLLAAAQLEGHLLAPWLVGQSTSLHPLTVLFALLLGERLAGVPGLLVAVPLAALLKLWLEDFWPWR; encoded by the coding sequence GTGGCCTCCATAGCCTGGGGCGTGCTCGAGGGTCTGCGCTTCCTGTGGAACAACCCCTACGTGCGGGGGGTGGCCGGGCTGCTGCTGCTTTTGGCCCTGCTGCGGCTTTTGTACCTCACCGCCGACCTCTTCGGGCTTCTCCTTCTGGCCCTTCTGCTCGCAGCCCTGGTGCGCCCGTGGGTAGACCGGCTGGAGCGGCTCCGACTGCCGCGCCCGGCCGCTTTGGCGCTGGTACTGCTGCTTTTGGGGCTGGGCCTGAGCCTCCTCGGGGTGGGGCTGGTGCGGGTCGGGGAGGAGCTGACCCACTTCGCCCGCACCCTCCCGGGGGCCGCCGGCGGCCTGAGCACCTGGTGGAACCAGCTGCCCGAACGGCTCCACGCCTCGGGGCTGCCTCCTTGGCTGATGGGGGCCCTCGAGCAGGCCTATGGTTCGGTGGGCAGGCTCTTGCAAAACCTCTCCGCCGAGCTCATCCCCCGCCTGGGTGGCTTCGCCCAAAGCGGGCTGATCCCGGCCCTGGCCCTTTTGTTTGGCGGGGCGGTCAAGCTGGCGGCCTTTGTGGTGTCCTTTATCTACCTGCTGGCCGATGGGCCGCGCATGGGCCAGGACCTTTTGCATAGGCTTCCCCCCAACCTGCGGGCCTGGAGTGAGCGGATGGTGGGCTACCTCGAGCGGGCTGTGATGGGCTACTTTCGGGGACAGCTCCTGGTCGCCGCCAGCCTGGGTGGGCTGGTGGGGCTCAGCCTGGGTCTGCTGGGGGTGCCCCTGGCCTTGCCGCTGGGCCTGCTGGTGGGGGTGCTGGAGCTCATCCCCTACCTGGGCCTCGCACTGGGAGGGGTGCTGGTCTTCTTCGCGGCGTTGCCGCTGGGCTGGCCGGTGGTGCTCAAGGCCCTGCTGGTGCTCCTGGCCGCGGCCCAGCTCGAAGGCCACCTGCTGGCCCCGTGGCTGGTAGGCCAGAGCACCTCGCTGCACCCGCTTACAGTGCTGTTCGCTTTGCTGCTGGGTGAGCGGCTGGCCGGGGTGCCGGGGCTGCTGGTCGCGGTGCCTCTGGCCGCTTTGCTCAAGCTCTGGCTGGAAGATTTCTGGCCCTGGAGGTAG
- a CDS encoding response regulator transcription factor encodes MLEEPMRVLLVEDDPRLAALITEGLRDDGLMVDHAPNAAIGRGMAELETYDLLILDVMLPEGPQAGFALARMLRNQRDKTPILFLTARGDVDSKLTGLDSGGDDYLSKPFDFRELRARIRALVRRARGEATNLIPLPRGYTLDLAAHQVLKDGQPVPLTPREYALVECFGLNPGRAYSRNSLIERVWPGESEVDTKVVDVYVSSLRRKLGEDFIETVRGLGYRLGRLEESL; translated from the coding sequence ATGCTAGAGGAGCCTATGCGGGTGCTGCTGGTAGAAGACGACCCCCGGCTGGCCGCGCTCATCACCGAGGGTTTGCGCGACGACGGGCTGATGGTGGACCATGCCCCCAACGCCGCCATCGGGCGGGGCATGGCCGAGCTGGAGACCTACGACCTCTTGATTCTGGACGTGATGCTGCCCGAAGGGCCCCAGGCCGGCTTCGCGCTGGCCCGCATGCTACGTAACCAACGGGACAAGACCCCCATCCTCTTCCTCACCGCCCGGGGGGATGTGGACTCCAAGCTCACCGGGCTCGACAGCGGGGGCGACGACTACCTGAGCAAACCCTTCGACTTCCGCGAGCTGCGGGCCCGCATCCGCGCCCTGGTGCGGCGGGCCAGGGGCGAGGCCACCAACCTGATTCCACTGCCCCGGGGCTACACCCTCGACCTGGCGGCCCACCAGGTGCTCAAGGACGGCCAGCCGGTGCCCCTCACCCCACGGGAGTACGCCTTGGTGGAGTGCTTTGGGCTGAACCCGGGGCGGGCCTATAGCCGCAACAGCCTGATCGAGCGGGTCTGGCCGGGGGAGAGCGAGGTGGACACCAAGGTGGTGGACGTCTACGTCTCGAGCCTGCGGCGCAAACTGGGCGAGGATTTTATCGAGACGGTGCGCGGGTTGGGCTACCGCCTGGGGCGGCTGGAGGAGAGCCTTTGA
- a CDS encoding response regulator transcription factor, protein MRILLVEDDLEVGALVKETLEAEPYAVDWATDGEEALGLWQGFPYDLVVLDVGLPRRDGLSLLAHFRGQGHGVPVLILTARDGLDDRVQGLEAGADDYLLKPFHLRELRARVRALLRRSRGVPHNRVEVGRLALDLGAKQAWWAGEALELSAKEWAILEFLALHPQTFYPRELLLEHIWPGEASIDPRSLDPYISRLRQKLAPEAIETRRGLGYRLIG, encoded by the coding sequence ATGCGCATCCTGCTGGTGGAGGATGACCTCGAGGTGGGCGCCTTGGTCAAGGAGACCCTCGAGGCCGAACCCTACGCGGTGGACTGGGCCACCGACGGTGAGGAGGCCTTGGGCCTTTGGCAGGGCTTTCCCTACGACCTGGTGGTGCTGGACGTGGGCCTGCCGCGGCGGGACGGGCTAAGCCTGCTCGCCCACTTCCGAGGACAGGGCCATGGGGTACCGGTGCTCATCCTGACCGCCCGCGACGGCCTAGACGACCGGGTACAAGGACTAGAGGCAGGAGCCGACGACTACCTGCTCAAGCCCTTCCACCTGCGCGAGCTCCGGGCCCGGGTGCGGGCCTTGCTGCGTCGCTCGCGGGGCGTGCCCCACAACCGGGTGGAGGTGGGGCGTCTCGCCCTGGACTTAGGGGCCAAGCAGGCCTGGTGGGCGGGAGAGGCGCTCGAGCTCTCCGCCAAGGAGTGGGCGATCCTGGAATTCCTCGCCCTCCACCCCCAGACGTTTTACCCCCGGGAGCTGCTTTTGGAGCACATCTGGCCCGGCGAGGCCAGCATCGACCCGCGCAGCCTCGACCCTTACATCTCCCGCCTGCGCCAGAAGCTGGCCCCGGAGGCCATCGAGACCCGGCGCGGGCTGGGCTACCGCCTCATCGGATGA
- a CDS encoding sensor histidine kinase encodes MSLRLRLTLFYALLVAGVLLLAGISLRLGLERILQSELDQSLQAALILAEPWVNNDNGRLGLSQEGELPPKLPADLALLLYGPRGLVEALGPKPQPLPAARIGCFASGEWRFCGRGVEGAILLAGRPLAGLEASLEALNRVLWAIAPGALLLALGLGYFLVGRALGPVRLLTEAARERALGRIWNRPLPEPSVRDELFTLSQAFNALLKSLGELIESERRFTQDAAHELRTPLTVLLGRLEQAQEKNHDPQVARALEQAYRSAQRLLALVEKLLHLARAEAGQGLLRERVSLHRLVAEEVEDMRPLFEVKGLALHVLLPQEPLEVTGDRLALGLALRNLLENALKFTPSGEVRVRLRKEGEWALLEVEDTGGGFPEEALPHLFQRFYQARVEHRRSGSGLGLALVAAIVRWHGGRVEATNTAEGARMSLWLPL; translated from the coding sequence ATGAGCCTTCGCCTGCGGCTTACCCTGTTCTACGCCCTGCTGGTGGCCGGGGTGTTGCTACTGGCGGGGATAAGCCTGCGGCTGGGGCTGGAGCGTATCCTGCAAAGCGAACTAGATCAGAGCCTGCAAGCAGCGCTAATCCTAGCCGAGCCCTGGGTGAACAACGACAATGGCCGCCTGGGCCTGAGCCAGGAAGGGGAGCTACCGCCAAAGTTGCCAGCCGACTTAGCCTTGCTGCTGTATGGCCCTCGGGGTCTGGTGGAGGCCCTGGGCCCCAAACCCCAGCCCCTGCCCGCCGCGCGGATCGGTTGCTTTGCCTCGGGAGAGTGGCGCTTTTGTGGCCGTGGGGTGGAGGGGGCTATCCTCCTAGCGGGTCGGCCCTTGGCCGGGCTCGAGGCCAGCCTGGAAGCGCTCAACCGCGTGCTCTGGGCCATCGCTCCGGGGGCTTTGCTGCTGGCCTTGGGCCTGGGCTACTTCCTGGTGGGGCGAGCGCTCGGCCCGGTGCGCCTCCTAACCGAGGCCGCCCGTGAGCGGGCCTTAGGCCGCATCTGGAACCGTCCCTTGCCCGAGCCTTCTGTGCGGGACGAGCTATTTACCCTGAGTCAGGCCTTCAACGCGCTGCTAAAGAGCCTGGGCGAGCTCATCGAGAGCGAGCGGCGCTTTACCCAGGATGCCGCCCACGAGCTGCGCACCCCCCTCACGGTGCTTTTGGGGCGGCTCGAGCAGGCCCAGGAAAAGAACCACGACCCCCAGGTGGCCCGGGCCCTGGAACAGGCTTACCGCTCGGCCCAGCGGCTCTTGGCGCTGGTGGAAAAGCTCCTGCACCTGGCCCGGGCCGAGGCTGGCCAGGGGCTTTTGCGCGAGCGGGTTTCCCTTCATCGTCTGGTGGCCGAGGAGGTGGAGGATATGCGCCCCCTCTTCGAGGTCAAAGGTCTGGCCCTGCACGTCCTCTTGCCGCAGGAGCCGCTGGAGGTGACGGGGGATCGGCTGGCTTTGGGGCTGGCCCTGCGCAACCTGTTGGAAAATGCCCTCAAATTTACCCCTTCGGGTGAGGTGCGGGTGCGGTTGCGGAAGGAAGGGGAATGGGCCCTGCTGGAGGTGGAGGACACCGGGGGTGGTTTCCCGGAGGAGGCCCTACCCCACCTTTTCCAGCGCTTCTACCAGGCGCGGGTAGAGCACCGCCGCAGCGGCAGCGGGCTGGGGCTGGCCCTGGTTGCGGCCATCGTGCGCTGGCATGGGGGGAGGGTGGAAGCGACCAATACCGCGGAAGGAGCCCGGATGAGCCTATGGCTGCCTCTTTGA
- a CDS encoding sensor histidine kinase codes for MSLRLRLTLYYGLVLVAFLLLSGVVVYGVFHAALHQTLDESLQETAILTAAEIRLGTASDGGSSRLQNRLPGVTALTVYDAQGRPLWQLGEPWVEVELKTGFLSVQGTRVYNHPLPDGGVVQVMRSQQEAVNTLSRTQKTLLLGLPVLFVVALGVGYLLADRSLRPVDQVTRLAGAIAASGRYGQRVPESPGQDEMARLTRTFNAMLGRLERTIEREKAFALAAAHELRTPLSLLQGRASLSLERPRTPEQYREALAEIARTAEDLAQVIEALLLLARTHAPFEPEPVELDLLALEVQEQLEGLAKERQVRLVLELEPTPYRGHPFTLRTAIANLLSNAIKYGPVGGRVWLRTRREGARAVVEVADEGPGIPPEQLERLLQPFQRGAGTQGVRGAGLGLTLVMAIAEQHGGRLRLEQAPEGGLRARLELPEP; via the coding sequence TTGAGTCTGCGGCTGCGCCTGACCCTGTACTACGGCCTGGTGCTGGTGGCTTTTTTGCTGCTGAGCGGGGTTGTGGTCTATGGGGTTTTTCACGCAGCGCTGCACCAGACTCTGGATGAGTCCCTGCAAGAGACCGCCATCCTCACCGCTGCGGAGATTCGGCTCGGCACGGCCTCTGACGGAGGCTCCAGCCGGCTACAAAACCGTTTACCGGGGGTCACCGCGCTCACCGTCTACGACGCCCAGGGGCGGCCGCTTTGGCAGCTGGGGGAGCCCTGGGTCGAAGTTGAGCTCAAAACCGGCTTCCTGAGCGTACAGGGGACGCGGGTCTACAACCACCCCCTGCCGGACGGTGGGGTGGTGCAGGTGATGCGCTCGCAGCAGGAGGCTGTGAATACCCTGAGCCGAACCCAAAAAACCTTGCTGCTGGGGCTGCCGGTGCTCTTTGTGGTGGCTCTGGGGGTGGGGTATCTGCTGGCCGACCGTTCGCTGCGCCCGGTGGATCAGGTCACCCGGCTGGCCGGGGCCATCGCCGCCTCGGGGCGGTACGGGCAGCGGGTGCCGGAGAGCCCCGGGCAAGACGAGATGGCCCGGCTGACCCGTACCTTCAACGCCATGCTGGGCCGCCTCGAGCGCACCATCGAGCGCGAAAAGGCCTTCGCCCTGGCCGCGGCCCACGAGCTGCGCACCCCCTTGAGCCTGCTGCAGGGTCGGGCCAGCCTGAGCTTGGAGCGGCCCCGCACCCCCGAGCAGTACCGCGAGGCCCTCGCGGAGATCGCCCGCACCGCCGAGGATCTGGCCCAGGTCATCGAAGCCCTCCTGCTGCTAGCCCGCACCCACGCGCCCTTCGAGCCCGAGCCGGTGGAGCTCGACCTGCTGGCCCTGGAGGTTCAGGAGCAGCTGGAGGGGCTGGCCAAGGAGAGGCAGGTGCGCTTGGTGTTGGAGCTCGAGCCCACCCCCTACCGAGGCCATCCCTTCACCCTGCGCACCGCCATCGCCAACCTGCTCTCCAACGCCATCAAGTACGGGCCGGTGGGCGGGCGGGTTTGGCTGCGCACCCGGCGCGAGGGAGCGCGCGCAGTGGTGGAGGTGGCCGACGAGGGGCCGGGCATTCCCCCCGAGCAGCTCGAGCGTCTCCTGCAGCCCTTCCAGCGCGGCGCGGGCACCCAGGGGGTGCGGGGGGCCGGCCTGGGCCTGACCTTGGTCATGGCCATCGCCGAGCAGCACGGGGGGCGCCTTAGGTTGGAGCAAGCCCCCGAGGGGGGGCTACGGGCCCGGCTGGAGCTGCCAGAGCCCTGA
- a CDS encoding SDH family Clp fold serine proteinase — MDILNNLFWLFLLLSFLSPLLQRQMLALARARSLQTLERRRGSRLITLIHRQEAVALLGLPLSRYIDIDDSEQVLRAIRLTDPQLPIDLVLHTPGGLVLAAEQIAEALLRHSAKVTVFVPHYAMSGGTLIALAADEIVMDANAVLGPVDPQLGQYPAASILKVLEQKPIEKIDDETLILADQAKKALVQVKAVAKNLLRKHLEETQAETLAHRLSQGTWTHDYPISAEEARAMGLPVSTAMPPEVYALMELYPQPRGNRPSVQYVPLPYRREEHRPR; from the coding sequence ATGGATATTCTCAACAACCTCTTCTGGCTCTTCTTGCTGCTCTCCTTCCTGAGCCCGCTTCTGCAGCGGCAGATGCTGGCGCTGGCTCGAGCCCGCAGCCTTCAAACCCTCGAGCGCCGCCGGGGTAGCCGCCTCATCACCCTCATCCACCGCCAGGAGGCCGTCGCCCTGCTGGGCCTGCCCCTGAGCCGCTACATCGACATCGACGACTCCGAGCAGGTCTTGCGGGCCATCCGCCTCACCGACCCCCAGCTGCCCATCGACCTGGTGCTGCACACCCCCGGTGGGCTGGTGCTGGCTGCCGAGCAGATCGCCGAGGCCCTCCTGCGCCATTCGGCCAAGGTCACGGTTTTCGTGCCCCACTACGCCATGTCCGGCGGCACGCTCATCGCCCTGGCCGCCGACGAGATCGTCATGGATGCCAACGCCGTGCTGGGCCCGGTCGACCCCCAACTCGGGCAGTACCCGGCGGCCTCCATCCTGAAGGTGCTGGAGCAGAAGCCCATCGAGAAGATCGACGACGAGACCCTGATCCTGGCCGACCAGGCTAAAAAGGCCCTGGTGCAGGTCAAGGCCGTCGCCAAGAACCTCCTGCGCAAGCACCTCGAGGAAACCCAGGCCGAGACCCTGGCCCATAGGCTCTCCCAGGGCACCTGGACCCACGACTATCCCATCAGCGCCGAGGAGGCTCGCGCCATGGGCTTGCCCGTCTCCACCGCGATGCCCCCGGAGGTCTACGCCCTGATGGAACTCTACCCCCAGCCCCGCGGCAACCGGCCCAGCGTGCAGTATGTACCCCTGCCCTACCGGCGGGAAGAGCACCGGCCTCGCTAG
- a CDS encoding YncE family protein, translating to MAASQGLKSGLPGMPPYDPKNVYAFTQAGMLSPTVRDFPERVYVPDGKTNRLYVIDPKTYRVVASDKMDAEPQHVVPSYDLKTLYVANDVGNTLIPIDPQSGALGKRIPVKDPYNLYFTPDGRSAIVVAEYQHRLDFFDPQTWQPQGSLGVPCKGINHMDYSADGRTLVAACEFSGDLLKIDVAARKVLDKLHLGGMPQDVKLSPDGRVFYVADMDAGGVHLIDAERFHPLGFIPTGKGAHGLYPSRDTRYLYISNRGEGSVSVLEFATRKLVTKWKIPGGGSPDMGGVSADGRTLWLSGRYHGEVYVFDTDLQKGGLIRRIKVGKGPHGLAIYPQPGRYSLGHTGVMR from the coding sequence ATGGCCGCGAGCCAAGGGCTTAAGTCCGGCCTGCCGGGAATGCCCCCCTACGACCCTAAGAACGTCTACGCCTTCACCCAGGCAGGGATGCTCTCGCCTACGGTCAGGGATTTCCCCGAACGGGTCTATGTGCCCGATGGCAAGACCAACCGGCTGTACGTGATCGACCCCAAAACCTACCGGGTGGTGGCCAGCGATAAGATGGACGCCGAGCCCCAGCACGTGGTGCCTTCCTACGACCTGAAGACCCTCTATGTGGCCAACGACGTGGGCAATACCCTTATTCCCATCGATCCCCAGAGCGGAGCCCTGGGGAAGCGAATCCCGGTCAAAGACCCCTACAACCTCTACTTCACCCCGGACGGAAGATCGGCCATCGTGGTGGCGGAGTACCAGCACCGGTTGGACTTCTTTGACCCGCAGACCTGGCAGCCCCAAGGGAGCCTGGGGGTGCCTTGCAAGGGTATCAACCACATGGACTACAGCGCCGACGGGCGCACCCTGGTGGCGGCCTGCGAGTTCAGCGGGGACCTGCTGAAGATCGACGTGGCAGCCCGAAAGGTGCTGGACAAGCTGCACCTGGGGGGGATGCCCCAGGACGTGAAGCTCTCCCCGGATGGCCGGGTGTTCTACGTGGCTGACATGGACGCGGGCGGGGTGCACCTGATCGACGCCGAGAGGTTTCACCCCCTCGGCTTCATCCCTACCGGCAAAGGGGCCCACGGCCTCTACCCCAGCCGCGATACCCGGTACCTCTACATCTCCAACCGGGGCGAGGGCTCGGTGAGCGTGCTCGAGTTCGCCACCCGCAAGCTGGTGACCAAATGGAAGATTCCCGGCGGGGGCAGCCCGGACATGGGCGGGGTCTCAGCGGATGGCAGAACATTGTGGCTTTCTGGGCGCTACCACGGGGAGGTGTACGTCTTCGATACCGACCTGCAAAAGGGTGGCCTGATCCGGCGCATCAAGGTAGGCAAAGGCCCCCACGGGCTGGCCATCTACCCCCAGCCGGGTCGCTACTCCCTGGGGCACACCGGGGTGATGCGGTGA
- a CDS encoding PepSY domain-containing protein, producing the protein MKKYGKAILLAASALLSLAAFAQKTGQNGAQNPSYTGSLPVSENLSAQQYQAMAKVSLQDAVKAAQAALNTTATPTKVKLGVENGYLVWEVVLAGQEVKVDAGNGQVLHQEAVGAPEEKDGERHDENDGESHDDNG; encoded by the coding sequence ATGAAAAAGTACGGCAAAGCGATCTTGTTGGCGGCTTCGGCCCTCTTAAGCCTGGCGGCCTTTGCCCAGAAGACGGGGCAGAACGGCGCCCAAAACCCCAGCTACACCGGCAGTCTGCCGGTTTCGGAGAACCTGAGCGCCCAGCAGTACCAGGCTATGGCCAAGGTCTCCCTACAGGATGCTGTAAAGGCGGCGCAGGCGGCCCTGAACACCACCGCCACGCCCACCAAGGTCAAACTGGGGGTGGAGAACGGCTACCTGGTCTGGGAGGTGGTGCTCGCCGGGCAGGAGGTCAAGGTAGACGCGGGCAACGGCCAGGTGCTGCACCAGGAGGCTGTGGGTGCTCCGGAGGAGAAGGACGGCGAGCGCCACGACGAAAACGACGGGGAAAGCCACGACGATAACGGTTAA
- a CDS encoding phosphatase PAP2 family protein, with the protein MIQRISGIWEKGLRLAPLWLLGLLFLSLLAFIGLAEDVYEREGFFFDGPILAFLHTQQNSLWNAIALALTQSASAPAVVGLTLLVLLWAYGRRLAWPLFALGLGGSVLLNLASKLFFARTRPHLFPQLTPEHDYSFPSGHTMASLTLVLALYGLLAPRFPQAARWVLALGLPWAFLVGLSRLYLQVHYPSDVLAGWALSFLWVVGLWYRWAVGQRG; encoded by the coding sequence GTGATCCAAAGGATATCCGGCATCTGGGAAAAGGGGCTTCGCCTGGCGCCTTTGTGGCTTCTGGGGCTGCTGTTTCTAAGCTTGCTGGCCTTTATAGGCCTGGCCGAGGACGTCTACGAGCGGGAGGGTTTTTTCTTTGATGGGCCCATTCTGGCCTTCCTGCACACCCAACAAAACAGCCTCTGGAACGCCATCGCCCTGGCGCTCACGCAATCGGCCTCGGCGCCGGCGGTGGTGGGGCTGACTTTGCTGGTGCTGCTGTGGGCCTACGGGCGCCGGTTGGCCTGGCCCCTCTTTGCCCTGGGCCTGGGCGGGTCGGTGCTCTTGAACCTGGCTTCCAAACTCTTTTTTGCTCGTACCCGGCCCCACCTTTTCCCCCAGCTCACCCCCGAGCACGACTACAGCTTCCCCTCCGGCCACACCATGGCCAGCCTGACCTTGGTACTGGCACTCTATGGGCTTTTGGCGCCCCGCTTTCCCCAGGCGGCCCGCTGGGTCTTGGCCTTGGGCCTACCCTGGGCCTTCTTGGTGGGCCTTTCCCGGCTTTACCTGCAGGTGCACTACCCCTCGGACGTGCTGGCGGGCTGGGCCTTGAGCTTCCTCTGGGTGGTGGGGCTGTGGTACCGCTGGGCGGTGGGCCAAAGGGGGTAG